Proteins from one Cicer arietinum cultivar CDC Frontier isolate Library 1 chromosome 3, Cicar.CDCFrontier_v2.0, whole genome shotgun sequence genomic window:
- the LOC140919685 gene encoding uncharacterized protein, translated as MSMWKLDPENVKNYIVDIYILFGLFAINAVSEVIYYLDPVHGDYTNHPGIKTMLDTALKVYRAQRGAKVSKQKSNNITWISIKCPRQTNNIDCGYYVLRFMKEIVEKNKTIIPETYFANSSPSYSEEDLMELKEEWCQYVLDMKII; from the exons atgtcgatgtggaaactcgatccagaGAATGTAAAaaactacattgtagatat ttatatactatttgggctatttgcaatcaatgcggtctctgaagtgatatactatttggatcccgtgcacggcgattacaccaatcaccccggaataaagactatgctcgacac tgccttaaaagtttatcgagctcaaagaggtgctaaagtgtcgaagcagaagtctaataacattacatggatctcaataaagtgccctcgtcaaacaaataacatcgactgtgggtactacgtattgagattcatgaaggagattgttgagaagaataaaactattatcccagaaacg tactttgccaattccagtccatcatattctgaggaagatctgatggaattaaaggaagaatggtgtcagtacgtgcttgacatgaaaattatttga